In Niallia sp. FSL W8-0635, one genomic interval encodes:
- a CDS encoding GNAT family N-acetyltransferase, with protein sequence MEIRQLHRHDAEAYFALRLEALKTNPEAFGSSYEEEKDYPISRTENRLADSSSYVFGAFVENQLIGVLTLMKDTKQKMSHRGHLYAAYVTPLNRGKGAGKQLVQIAINKAQELREIEQLYLEVVADNIPAKKLYESLGFETYGIDRKALKVSGKYYDEALMVLYL encoded by the coding sequence ATGGAAATCAGGCAATTACACCGCCATGATGCCGAAGCATATTTTGCACTAAGATTAGAAGCGCTGAAAACAAATCCAGAAGCATTTGGGTCTAGCTATGAGGAAGAAAAAGACTATCCGATTAGTCGAACAGAGAATAGGTTAGCTGATTCATCTTCATATGTATTTGGAGCATTTGTTGAAAATCAACTAATCGGTGTCTTGACCTTAATGAAGGATACGAAACAAAAAATGAGCCATCGCGGCCATTTATATGCAGCCTATGTTACTCCTTTAAACAGAGGAAAAGGCGCTGGGAAACAGTTAGTACAAATAGCAATTAATAAAGCACAGGAGTTACGAGAGATAGAGCAGCTATATTTAGAAGTAGTTGCTGATAATATACCAGCCAAAAAGTTATATGAATCCTTGGGGTTTGAAACCTATGGCATTGATCGAAAGGCATTAAAAGTTAGTGGGAAATATTATGATGAAGCATTAATGGTTCTCTATTTATAG
- a CDS encoding methyl-accepting chemotaxis protein: MAKIKFRKIKIAGPKKEKKPKQSSKLMNGNFKFFGKLKLNNSQLHKLNNVSIGWKYGITLLLVFALLIITTILVTTRLVHINGNIEQLNKTDERALIITEMGSITREKSISILNYLDYQNPTYVDDYQVSITKFNEYEEAIKKDIRNEEEQALFDEIVERDKKMNELFIDQIIPAIQANDRSAINSLSLTNTTLRNRTITALSKMQELVQVSRTKAASDAVDSAAIATKTLVIAMITALIIGTVLIIIISRIITRNLKKVVQVSDTVANGDLTAENINYEGKDEIGKLAQSMNKMSNNLRMVIQKISEVSITVNKQSENLSQSTNEVTAGSQQVATTMQELSSGAENQANTASDLAASMESFSGTIGDAYTQGELIYQSSNKVLGMTNDGSRLMESSIEQMNVINKIMKEAVEKVHGLDTQSQEISKLVSVIKGIADQTNLLALNAAIEAARAGEHGRGFAVVADEVRKLAEQVAFSVTDITNIVGSIQKESSVVTDSLQGGYEEVMKGTEQIKTTGATFNGIKDAVNDMANSIGVVSENLASILETSKEMNRSIEDIAAISEEAAAGIEQTSASVQQTSSSMQELADSSHELSNLAVELNGLVKEFKIK, translated from the coding sequence ATGGCAAAAATAAAGTTTAGAAAAATAAAAATAGCTGGTCCAAAGAAAGAGAAAAAACCAAAGCAATCTAGTAAGCTAATGAATGGGAATTTTAAATTTTTTGGAAAGTTAAAATTAAATAATAGTCAGTTACATAAGTTAAATAATGTATCAATCGGGTGGAAATATGGAATTACGTTACTGCTTGTTTTTGCACTTTTAATCATTACTACTATTCTAGTAACGACACGTTTAGTTCATATTAATGGCAATATTGAACAATTAAATAAAACAGATGAAAGAGCACTAATTATTACAGAAATGGGTTCGATTACTCGTGAAAAAAGTATTAGCATTTTAAATTATCTCGACTATCAAAATCCTACATATGTGGATGATTATCAAGTGAGTATTACTAAATTTAATGAATATGAAGAAGCGATAAAGAAAGATATTCGAAATGAGGAAGAGCAAGCTTTATTTGATGAAATTGTCGAACGCGATAAGAAAATGAATGAATTATTTATTGATCAAATTATACCTGCGATACAAGCAAATGACAGATCCGCTATTAATTCCTTAAGCTTAACAAATACAACACTTCGTAATAGAACGATTACTGCTTTAAGTAAAATGCAAGAATTGGTACAAGTTAGTCGTACAAAAGCAGCAAGTGATGCGGTTGATAGTGCAGCTATCGCGACAAAAACCTTAGTTATTGCAATGATTACTGCTCTAATTATCGGTACAGTATTAATCATCATTATCAGTCGAATCATTACTCGTAATTTAAAGAAAGTTGTTCAAGTTAGTGATACAGTTGCCAATGGGGATTTAACTGCTGAGAACATTAATTATGAAGGCAAGGATGAGATTGGTAAATTAGCTCAGTCCATGAATAAAATGAGCAATAATCTCCGTATGGTTATTCAAAAGATATCAGAAGTATCGATTACCGTTAACAAGCAAAGTGAGAATTTATCCCAATCTACAAATGAAGTGACTGCTGGAAGTCAGCAAGTAGCAACAACCATGCAGGAATTATCTTCCGGAGCAGAGAATCAAGCAAATACGGCAAGTGATTTAGCAGCATCAATGGAATCCTTTTCTGGCACGATTGGCGACGCCTATACGCAAGGGGAGTTAATATATCAATCCTCTAATAAAGTGTTAGGGATGACGAATGACGGTAGTCGATTAATGGAGTCTTCTATAGAACAAATGAATGTGATTAATAAAATTATGAAAGAGGCTGTAGAAAAAGTACATGGCTTGGATACACAGTCTCAGGAAATATCGAAATTAGTTTCTGTTATCAAAGGAATTGCTGATCAAACAAATTTACTTGCCTTAAATGCAGCAATTGAAGCAGCACGAGCTGGAGAGCATGGGAGAGGATTTGCAGTAGTCGCAGATGAAGTAAGAAAGCTTGCCGAACAAGTTGCATTCTCTGTCACAGATATTACAAATATCGTAGGAAGTATTCAAAAAGAATCAAGTGTTGTAACAGATTCCCTACAAGGTGGATATGAAGAAGTAATGAAAGGTACAGAACAGATTAAAACAACGGGTGCAACCTTTAATGGCATTAAAGATGCCGTAAATGACATGGCGAATAGCATTGGGGTTGTTTCAGAAAATCTTGCATCCATTTTAGAAACAAGTAAAGAGATGAATCGCTCGATTGAAGATATTGCAGCAATTTCCGAAGAGGCAGCTGCAGGTATCGAACAAACTTCTGCTTCCGTTCAGCAAACAAGTAGTTCGATGCAGGAGCTGGCCGATAGTTCACATGAATTATCCAATTTAGCAGTGGAGTTAAATGGATTAGTGAAGGAATTTAAAATCAAATAA
- a CDS encoding MFS transporter codes for MEIWKRNLLVLWIGVFFTSASFNMVIPFLPIFLLELNVHENTEIWSGVLFSAAFFAGAFASPFWGRLADKYGRKPMIIRAGFVLFVVYTLAAFVTNPYQLLVLRILQGLLSGFIPGAIALIGTNTPSDKTGYALSMISTASASGGIMGPLIGGVIAQLVGNRLSFASAGLLVFIATLLIIFWVKEDNFSPSKEKGSVRNDLRIAFSNRPLMLVLLLTVVTSCSIMTIEPILPLYILEVGGSMDKASLLAGIIFSLPGIASVIMAPYWGKWADKVGFNRILFIGLLGGALGTFSQIIFSNIWGFSITRFIFGLFFCAVFPALNGLVVKTTAENFRGRAFSLNQTATQLGGMFGPMIGGFIGGIFPAQSVFIVTGMLLLVATGIAYKKGNVFRTTIKQKVKIVTHGK; via the coding sequence ATGGAAATTTGGAAGCGGAATTTACTTGTTTTGTGGATAGGAGTTTTCTTTACCTCCGCGTCATTTAACATGGTAATTCCCTTTTTGCCAATTTTTCTTCTAGAATTAAATGTTCACGAAAACACAGAGATTTGGTCAGGTGTATTGTTTAGTGCAGCGTTTTTTGCAGGAGCCTTTGCTTCACCATTTTGGGGAAGGCTTGCAGACAAATATGGAAGAAAACCGATGATTATTCGAGCTGGATTTGTGCTTTTTGTGGTTTATACTTTAGCAGCTTTTGTTACGAACCCTTATCAATTATTAGTACTTCGAATACTGCAAGGATTGTTATCTGGTTTTATTCCTGGGGCGATTGCCTTAATTGGAACGAATACACCTTCTGATAAAACAGGCTATGCTTTATCGATGATTTCTACAGCTTCTGCATCGGGAGGAATAATGGGACCATTAATTGGAGGAGTGATTGCCCAATTAGTTGGAAACCGCCTTTCCTTTGCGAGTGCAGGTCTTCTTGTTTTCATTGCTACCCTTTTAATTATCTTCTGGGTAAAAGAGGATAACTTCTCGCCAAGTAAAGAAAAGGGATCTGTTAGAAATGACTTGCGCATAGCCTTTTCGAATAGGCCACTTATGTTAGTACTCCTTTTAACGGTGGTCACCTCCTGCTCTATTATGACCATTGAGCCAATTCTTCCACTCTATATTTTGGAGGTTGGTGGTTCGATGGATAAAGCCTCCTTATTGGCTGGGATTATCTTTTCACTTCCTGGGATTGCAAGTGTTATCATGGCACCATATTGGGGGAAGTGGGCAGACAAGGTTGGCTTTAACCGCATCTTATTTATTGGATTATTAGGTGGGGCACTTGGTACCTTTTCACAGATTATTTTCAGTAATATTTGGGGATTCTCGATTACTCGTTTTATATTTGGTCTCTTTTTCTGCGCTGTTTTTCCAGCTTTAAATGGGTTAGTTGTAAAAACGACGGCAGAAAATTTTCGTGGGAGAGCCTTCAGTCTAAACCAAACAGCAACGCAGCTCGGCGGAATGTTTGGACCGATGATCGGAGGTTTCATTGGAGGCATTTTCCCTGCTCAGTCCGTTTTTATTGTAACAGGTATGTTGCTATTGGTAGCAACAGGAATTGCCTATAAAAAAGGAAATGTGTTTAGAACGACCATTAAGCAAAAGGTAAAAATCGTGACCCACGGAAAATAA
- the sspO gene encoding small acid-soluble spore protein O produces the protein MAKNKNKNAKQAVQDDTSRQYDHEFANEPLTAAEKLNNKKTKKRQ, from the coding sequence ATGGCAAAAAATAAAAATAAAAATGCGAAACAAGCAGTACAAGATGATACATCTCGTCAATATGATCACGAATTTGCTAATGAACCATTAACAGCAGCAGAGAAATTAAATAATAAAAAAACGAAAAAGAGACAATAA
- a CDS encoding sensor histidine kinase: protein MDSSLELQMLIQLFERAALLLLTLFFMTRVPKFKETLQKDHHSPTELTLITLIFCAFALFGTYSGIQVEGSIVNIRTIAIMSGGILFGPWVGIVTGIVSGVHRYLIDIGGVTSVPCLITSILAGVVSGYIHHRVKKNSRWIYGIVAGMLCEILTMILILFLADPFDLGVEIVSKIALPMILGQVSIGLIVLMIASVEGEKERIAAQQAQLALNIANKTLPYFRSINGNSLRTICTIIKEDIRADAVAITDTKDVLAYVGFGEEKYKIGQEIISDLTKDTIRSGKITIRNNIADHHTPQIHCLLVIPLEERGVVTGTLKIYYRKAYTITNTLQTMAIGLAQIISTLMEVSRVEQMKEEANKAELKALQTKINPHFLFNALNAIASTTRRDPEKARELIINLSGYMRYNLEVGEELIDIQLALQQVRDYIQIEKARFGNRLQVNYEIDDTHIKLPSLLIQPLVENAVIHGILKRKGPGIVTIAVKDLGGKVRVSVRDTGEGIDQAVIDRLAKEEVSSKQIGLTNVHQRVKLMYGTGLIIRRLEPGTEVYFDITKEIA from the coding sequence ATGGACTCTTCCCTTGAATTACAAATGCTCATTCAATTATTTGAGCGAGCTGCACTTTTACTTTTAACTTTATTTTTTATGACTAGAGTTCCGAAATTCAAAGAAACTTTGCAAAAGGATCATCACTCTCCAACAGAGCTTACGTTAATCACACTGATATTCTGCGCATTCGCTCTATTTGGTACCTATTCAGGGATTCAAGTAGAAGGTTCGATTGTGAATATCCGAACAATTGCAATTATGTCAGGTGGTATCCTATTTGGTCCGTGGGTTGGGATAGTAACAGGAATTGTATCCGGCGTACACCGTTACTTAATTGATATTGGTGGCGTAACCTCTGTCCCTTGTTTGATTACCAGTATTTTAGCAGGTGTAGTATCAGGCTATATTCATCATCGTGTAAAAAAGAATAGCCGTTGGATATATGGGATTGTAGCGGGGATGCTATGTGAAATACTAACAATGATTCTGATCTTATTCCTGGCAGACCCCTTTGATTTAGGAGTAGAGATTGTATCCAAAATTGCCTTGCCGATGATTTTAGGACAAGTTAGTATTGGGTTAATTGTCTTAATGATTGCTAGTGTGGAAGGGGAAAAAGAAAGAATTGCTGCACAGCAGGCACAGCTAGCCCTTAATATTGCCAATAAAACATTGCCGTATTTCCGTTCCATCAATGGGAATTCCTTGCGTACAATTTGTACGATTATAAAAGAGGATATTCGGGCAGATGCAGTGGCAATAACGGACACAAAGGATGTTCTTGCATACGTTGGTTTTGGTGAAGAAAAGTACAAAATTGGCCAGGAAATTATTAGTGATTTAACGAAAGATACCATTCGAAGTGGAAAGATTACCATTCGCAATAATATCGCTGATCATCACACTCCACAGATTCATTGTTTATTGGTTATTCCTTTAGAAGAAAGAGGAGTAGTAACCGGTACGTTAAAAATCTATTATCGAAAAGCATATACGATTACAAATACGCTCCAAACAATGGCGATTGGATTAGCACAAATTATCTCAACCCTTATGGAGGTTTCACGAGTAGAGCAGATGAAGGAAGAGGCAAATAAGGCAGAACTTAAAGCCTTGCAGACAAAAATCAATCCACATTTCTTATTCAATGCCCTTAACGCGATTGCATCAACGACACGTCGGGATCCAGAAAAAGCACGAGAATTAATTATTAATTTATCCGGTTATATGCGTTACAACCTAGAGGTAGGAGAAGAGCTTATTGATATTCAGCTTGCCCTTCAGCAAGTAAGAGACTATATCCAAATTGAAAAAGCCCGCTTTGGCAATCGACTACAAGTGAACTATGAAATAGATGATACACATATTAAGCTTCCTAGTCTGCTAATCCAGCCATTAGTGGAAAATGCTGTTATTCATGGAATTTTAAAACGAAAAGGACCTGGAATTGTCACAATAGCAGTCAAAGATTTAGGGGGAAAGGTCCGCGTCAGTGTACGAGATACAGGAGAAGGGATAGACCAGGCAGTGATTGATCGCCTCGCAAAAGAAGAGGTATCATCCAAACAAATCGGTTTAACGAATGTCCATCAACGAGTAAAATTAATGTATGGAACAGGCTTGATTATTCGAAGATTAGAGCCAGGTACGGAAGTTTATTTTGATATAACGAAGGAGATAGCATGA
- a CDS encoding LytR/AlgR family response regulator transcription factor, with product MKAIIVEDEIPAKEELEYLIQTHSSIEIVASFEDGLDVLKFLQAEEVDAIFLDINIPSLDGMFLASNISKFAKKPYIIFTTAYKEHAAQAFELEAFDYILKPYEEKRIAAMLAKLESAYQRESKGPEEVTTEVNRRINLRKNENIIVTDVNDIYYAEASEKVTVVYTKSEEYMMPMSISDFHDKLPQDTFFRCHRSYTVNLSKIHEIVPWFNHTYLVRLKDMKAEIPVSRSKAKVFRQLMHL from the coding sequence ATGAAAGCAATCATTGTTGAGGATGAAATTCCAGCAAAAGAGGAACTAGAATATTTAATTCAAACACATAGCAGTATTGAAATTGTTGCCTCATTTGAGGATGGTCTAGATGTCCTTAAATTTTTACAAGCAGAAGAAGTCGATGCCATCTTCTTGGATATTAATATCCCTTCCTTAGATGGAATGTTTTTAGCAAGCAATATTAGTAAATTTGCAAAAAAGCCTTATATTATTTTTACAACAGCCTATAAGGAGCATGCGGCACAGGCTTTTGAATTAGAAGCATTTGATTATATTTTGAAGCCTTACGAAGAAAAGCGAATAGCGGCGATGCTTGCAAAATTAGAATCAGCTTATCAAAGAGAAAGTAAAGGACCAGAAGAGGTGACAACAGAGGTAAATCGCCGTATCAACCTGCGTAAAAATGAAAATATTATTGTGACAGATGTAAATGATATCTACTATGCAGAGGCGAGTGAAAAAGTAACAGTCGTTTATACAAAATCAGAGGAATATATGATGCCGATGAGTATTTCTGATTTTCACGATAAATTGCCACAGGATACTTTTTTTCGCTGTCATCGTTCCTACACAGTAAATCTTTCGAAAATCCATGAAATTGTGCCATGGTTTAATCATACGTATTTAGTTCGATTAAAGGATATGAAGGCAGAGATACCAGTTAGCAGAAGCAAAGCAAAAGTATTTCGACAACTTATGCATCTGTAA